TCAGCTCACAGTTTTGTCACTTTCTCCATTCtctattaattttcttttcttttcatctgTTTTCCTCTTGAAAATGCTATTTCTGTAGAACTGAAGTTCTTTGATGCTTTCCCTGATGTCATCAAGTGCCCTGAAAGAGAATTAAGAAAGGTTTCAAAATGCACCAACATTCAGGCTACATTTGAATTCTGGTGCAACTCACAAATTCCaaactgtaaaaaataaaataaaaaaaggaacacTGAGAAATAGATGGCACACAAATATATCAGTAATAAAACCACCTTCGCAAGACTCAGTAATACAGGAAACAATAAAAGTTCAGCAAGGAAGGCACGCAAGGAAGTAACACATTAGTTATTTGTTTGTGCTACTATGCAACTCTAGCAAGCCAACAGGTTCTGTGACTTCAGAGgagtggactagatgacctctcaaggtcccttgcagtcctacaattctattattctattgtAGTTGAGAGTGAAGGCAGGTTAACTGAGCTGAACGTGTTCTCatatgatgaatatgcaaattaacaTTACATGGTCTGAAAAAGTATAGTTTACCCACTTTTGTTTAAGTCTCTGCATGACTTCATCTATTAAAACAAGTACTGGTATTAGTCTGAAATTCCTTATAGTGGACAAGGACTCAAGAGACCTAGATTCTATTCCTGGTTTGGCCAATTATCTGCCGAGAGACCCTGAGCAAACTGCTTTTACTTCTCTGGGCCTCTGCCCCAAAAGGCTTACATAGACCAGACAAAGAGCAGGAGGAGAAACAGACACACTATGCATTAGCACAGCGCCTACCACAAATGGACCTTTACTTCAAGTGGGTCCTCTAAcatacaataatacaaataattattagaaaAGGACAGTTGTCAAGAACATATTTAGTAAAAACAAATCAACAAAAAATCAAATCAGAACCTAGATTCCTATCATTCTGAAATCTAAGTAAAGCCACATCTAAATCAGAAGATAGTACTTCTTAAAATCAGGTCACCATCAGCTGACCTTTGCTCAATGATGACATTTCATTCCAACAAATGCTTCCTGAAATGGTGCCGCAAACATCGGCAGGAACCAAAATGACCCGATAACCTCCCTAGCCATCTTTGTATTTTCATGCACAACGGTTTTAAATACCAATCTTTATGGCTAGAAATTGCCTTCTGCAATATGCCAGGCTTCAGACTGCAAAGGCTGGCTATGATGCATGCTGTTCCCTTTGAACCTTGGGCCTTCATATGCCCATATTACAGAGTTCATGCATCAGAGAGCTAGGAGAAGAGGTACTTGAAGATTCGGTTACTCCTTTTCCCAAAGATTCCCATGCAAGGTTTCAAGAGGCAGAAAAAATTAAGCAGTAAACATAACTTGATTCCTTTTACATCAAAAAGTTAAAGTGAGCACATCTGCCAATGTAGTTATGCTTCCAAAAGGAAGGCATTTCAGTACTGTTCCTTTTGGCTTCATATTTGTAGTAAATCACAATTGCTTCATTTCCTAACAGGAATGAATTAAAACTGCCATCAGTCCTGTTGAGCTAATACAGCTTTATTATTCCACTTTGCATATCAGCAGCAATCTGCAAGACAAGTTCTGGTTTCCAGatctttatttataaaataaacacATTAAGCAATTTGTATATTAAAATAGTATCTAGGCACCTAAGTCAGAACTGAGacttcattgtgctaggcacagtatttaaaaaaacatgGGGCCCAATGGCAAAAGTCAGATTCACAGTGATGGTCCTGAAAAGTTGACAATCAAAGATAAAGTATTAATACTTTGTTATAAAGCACAGTTAATGTTGATAACTAGCTTTTAGATCCTCAAATGAAAGATGCTGTGTGGTACACTGTTGGATGGTAAATCAAGATTAACCCCACTTCACAAATAGGAAAAAAGGCATCAATATGTCCCAAACCCAATCTCCCAATTCCCAGTCCTTTGCTTTCACTACTGGTCCTCTAATAACGGTTGTGCtccaatatttttttctgaaatgcttAGCACTGTGGTATGTAAGTGCTTTGAACATGTATTTGTCAAGACAAATATCTTGGCTTAGTAAACTGAGCAGGTCATTAATAAATTACTTTAGTTTTCTGTATTTTTACAGTTAGTCTTTTTTGCCACAAAAAGACTTTCAAGAGAAAGAGATGGCAAGAAACACAATTACACAGACTTCCAGCCCCATCAGCAACAGAATTAACATGTCTGATTTCCAAAGAAATTGatacagttgaacctctctggtttggGAATCTGGTTCGacaggccatggatgttgctgaactcAGAGAGCCCCAGTGGTTGCGAGTGGGGGTTCGCTGGGAACCccgcagcagaggggctggcagcagggagaccAGCAGATGCCAGGAGCAGTGACCAGAAACATCAGCAGGGTCAGCAGCCAGGAGGGTAACCTGGAagctggggctggaagccagctgcagagagctcggcactgacctcccctggtctggcaaactcccttgttcaggaccggtTAGTttccaaggatgctggaccagggggtTCAATTGTATGTTCCACATTCCAGGATAAGAGAGTACTGTATCTTAAAGCTATGACAAATGGGCTGCATTAAAGGCAACAGAGGAAATCTCACCTATGAGAAGCCACTTTCTTTGGTGCAAATTCAAATTCTTCTGGATACCAGCGCCTGTATATGGAAGAAAATGAGTTTAAAATCCATATATATTCAATACACAGTCAGAAGCCTCTTTGTGCTGCTACAATGGGAAATGTCTCTTCAGGGCAAGAATTTGGATTTCACTGGCAGACAAGTCGCTATTATAAGCATCAAAATAATACAATCTATGTGAGAGCTAAAGACCTCCCTACATGTAGTTCACTAAGTAGCTCCTTGCCCTTTTTCTGTTTGATCCCAGTGCAGTATTCAAAAGAACAAAATGGCTGCACACAGCTCTTTCCCCGCTGTTGTCCTCTCTTTTTTTAGAAGAAAATTAGTAAAAAATAACTAGAACTCCTCAGATCTTTTTACGCTGTTTAACTTTGTACGGCATTTACCTGCACAGTTCTTTGACAGTGCTCACATCAATTATCCTGTAATGAACATGCCTCATAAACTGAGGCATATATTTGTCAAGAAACTTCTTATCCGCATGAACAGAGTTTCCTAAGAAAAgacaaaacagatattttttcCAGAGACTTTACAAAGGCACAGTGAATTATATCAGAACTAGAGACAGACTCTGCAGACTGGGGAAAACAtctctgattttcaaatgttttcagTCAGCTTGTAAGTCTCATCTTCCagtaaatatgattttaaaaGATTTCTGTCTGAGTTCCACTGTGGGAGCACTTCTGTGTGGTTTAAACATATAATCTCTCTGCATTGAATTCTTATTAGAAACAATAATTTCAATAAAAGTCAATATATTACACAAGCAACCAGGTTTTCCAATAAGGGTATAAGCGCTCTACTGTTGGATGACTATATTTCCCTCAGGTTATCCTTCTGACCTCTGAGTCAGAGTTCTGAATCACCATCAAGTAACAAGACATTCAGAATAGCAGCACTTGGAGGTTGATTGGAATCGTGTTGCCAGTTAAGGAAAAACAAGGTACCTATCTGTAATACTGTTCATCTTTTGCATTCACAAACTGCTGTCAACACTAAGTCACACCAGTAACAATATAAATGTATAATGAAATTTTACTACTAAGAGGAATTTAAGTTTCCTGCAGATCTATGGGTATTTTTCAGAAACCTATATAATATCTGCTTTAGGCAATTTATAGAATGGATGATACCTAACGCTAAACTTCTTATGCTTAATGAAATTTGTTTGCATGCAGATCTCCAGGTAGGAGACTAAATCAGCCCTACATTTTGCATAcacaagctttttaaaaaaaacctgggaaCAAAAGGACTGATTTTattagtattaaaaaaaatataagtgtACATTTTACCTGCAAGAGGACAAAGGCCGGGGGGTGTCTGTTGTCGTACAAAGGACAGAAATTCATACTCTGCTTGCTGCAGTGAAATTGTACTTTCTTTCACTGCCTTAGTAAGGCCAGACTACAAGAAAGAGACATCCCATCACCAATCAAATAtttaccattatttcaaaatatttctagcATGTTTAAGCTGCAGTCAAATGTTacctagaaataaaaaaaactgaaaacaaactaACTAATGGCATATTTAATACCCAAAAGCATTACAAAGCTCTTTGGATAGTCTATTTCTGGTTGGTCTTCTGGGTAAGACACTGGATTGGATCTCAGAAGATCTGGATTGAGTTCTCGGTTCTGCCAAGGACTTATGAGATCCTGCACAAATCAGAACTgcactctgcctcagtttccccatctgtaaaacagggatgatatttcctttctcccaccttttGTACATTTAGAAGGTGagctcttcagaaaaggacctgtccCTGAAGTATTCATGTAGCACTTAGTACAATTCTGAGATTAAGAATTATAAAACTGTTACTCATTGCAAGGAACCAGTGATTCTCCTTCTGTGCTCTAGAATCTTTACCTTCCCATGATGCTCTTTACACCATTCTGACATACCATCCAGCAACTCATCTGGTTGGTTTATAATCAGGTTGGGACCCTGttaatgagaaaaaaaattaatttaaataaaatcctAATAATAAAATCATTCTAAAGATTATCATCGGACAGAAGCAATCTGTCCACCTTCTGCTGATACCTCTAGCTTTCAAACAGAAATTGTAAGAAAGCTGTTCATCTTGCGCTGCACCACAATATTAAAACTCATCTGGTAGGAAATGCCTCCTCCACGTGGTATACACTATCAACAGAATATAATTCAAGTGTTAGACTGGAACAGCACTTCAAAATTCAAAGTGATTCTGTATGGATCTGTGGTTCCAGTTGATCCCTCAATGGCTTCAATCTAACACCAAGTTTTCTTAGTCTACAAATCAAAAGGcataatgttttctttcttttacagTCAATAACTTGATTGGAATGTGAATAACAAGTGAGATTCTTTTAGGCTCACACATCATTTGATTAGATTCTGTAATTGGGACTTGTTAAACAAGCAATGACCCATGAGTCAGAACTGAATCCAGTTGCCTCTGTGTGTTTACTCTGCAGGTCTAAGTAGTAGTGAAAACTAACACAAGAACATATGAATTAGAATGTGTAAAGAGGAAGCACAGGCCTGTTCAGTAAGATACTGCCAATTTTACAGGGACGTCTTCCAGGTTATAATCATAACTTAAAAATAGGTTCATTGCAGTCAGCAGCTGGCAAGCTTACAGTACTAAAAAGTAACATACTACTGACATGGAGATTGTCGCTTTATGTTTTAGAGACTGTATTTTCCAGTTTTCTACAGAATCAGAAAAAGTCCCTTTTAAATATGTAGTTTATTTAATTTCTCTAAGAAACAAGTATTCAAATGTTCACCAAAGATACATTATTTGTATAAatttattaggaaaaaaaattaacattccGATACTTTGAGTACTAACAAATAACCTCAACATTCCCTACTTTCTATATCTTATCCATGGCTTTGGCTCATTttcatatatttcagagagtaaTTCTTGCTTAATAATAGGACCAAGACTATTAAAAAATGCAGGTTATGTTCCACTAATATTTTACACACAGCCACAATCCAAATAGCCCTCAAATATGTATTATAAATTGTTGTTTGACGATTATTCCATTCCACAGGCTGCACACATCTGGAAAGGGCACATATCACATTGTCTACTTATTATCTTGATGGTTCATAAAACATTCCATGCTAACTTAACAGGCAG
This genomic stretch from Pelodiscus sinensis isolate JC-2024 chromosome 26, ASM4963464v1, whole genome shotgun sequence harbors:
- the REXO2 gene encoding oligoribonuclease, mitochondrial — protein: MRGGSGVPGWLLSSAGRRLLAAVGAGARGGADMAAGSMGQRMVWVDLEMTGLDIEKDQIIEMACLITDSDLNILAEGPNLIINQPDELLDGMSEWCKEHHGKSGLTKAVKESTISLQQAEYEFLSFVRQQTPPGLCPLAGNSVHADKKFLDKYMPQFMRHVHYRIIDVSTVKELCRRWYPEEFEFAPKKVASHRALDDIRESIKELQFYRNSIFKRKTDEKKRKLIENGESDKTVS